One window of the Silurus meridionalis isolate SWU-2019-XX chromosome 24, ASM1480568v1, whole genome shotgun sequence genome contains the following:
- the LOC124378069 gene encoding uncharacterized protein LOC124378069 has protein sequence MVLNSAHSSFNSDTLQAIYNQLIIFLSGPELIKCYTNQSFYAFLKSYFRGFQFPSLSTFLSLIPPGRKAEFLNSMSPAELSDLLNNSSTVDQNQLCELFNNYKQTENYLQSEPVLSPALAGQTLTCVWPQAIYASSQTDINRWFNVTLVQYLPYLSSQMISSTQMGGVSCMAFSKFVFLLGNYNFSTAGFTKKDVYTTIQSYLTTENAPKCYDPTDPTLNSTAWFYQYIGAFITFITVEDLQQFGGLKLEQFTSNAQNLELFSKYNVSQDVITLYTDMLFAVDQRISIKLLPLQLWCSAPASAFSNLSQSDAVSIIKSLQYQCTDIDPTVSAALASDVNILTSDGILALGNSITGLSVGQITDSRPSVLLSTLTFLSSVVGWSESQAMAIVQSLLSSGLFKITSVESLQLLGSLLIGVPSTLFNSISASSLLTALQSQTFLNNIVSTSITTQQIIVSQVISVNSNPDIVVQNVPDNMAQLIPRSSLLFLSQQMATTLNQKQWTSNQAMLFFDTVAEQFNNADNISFQVLQGFTCTRVQSFNTLKVKNLIRGCRRRGNNKVTLQESQLTCMNNYIRSETVTAFTDYPADMLLYYNLSQVQPSICRSYYSALSEADFSLFSATLAYRRDDLFRNARQCLGVSGLSVSQSQLDVMGQMVCVFNSSYILNSDPYVLEKLKLCSTLTAGQSSSVETVLLRGNTVYGAPASWNQTTLTSLGVLPLYLTSNFWSYFTKKEKVEFLRVFVPGMKQRGMSRQSISTLISQAGKASITRSSSLLRLRRDTACTVGEITQVQASDASFPFGYDVNQFDACLSVQTLKDNLAAITDKATGSDFQTVILKKLNQAYPAGISDEVLQVLGPASRAASISDISKWNVTSIMTLAALMRSYDGAWSSEQVRALVSMYVTGNRTLGYLELNALGGTNLCALDINLLKNIKSISLQLANPLSVSNCSLEKKQVLFSIAQSAFSEQTLNKSTRATSTISTNTYQLIQSYLSGADISYVRALSLSNISMELLTFITLDQNVINNLTVSEVQGLLGTNLPDLKTYENNQVVHSWITQQLQSDLDTLGIGLTGGRALTPVTANANTNTTASANTTGIANATTIKPTSAGSGISASSGLQKLLLLFLLGVTMTTLQLLH, from the exons ATGGTGCTGAACTCCGCCCACTCCAGTTTCAATTCTGATACACTGCAAGCCATCTACAACCAGCTCATCATCTTTCTCTCAG GGCCTGAGCTGATCAAGTGCTACACTAATCAGAGTTTCTACGCTTTCCTTAAATCATACTTCAGAGGCTTCCAGTTTCCTTCTCTCTCCACTTTCCTGTCTCTCATTCCACCTGGACGCAAGGCAGAG tttctgAACTCCATGTCTCCAGCTGAGCTATCTGACCTCCTGAATAACAGCAGCACTGTGGACCAAAATCAACTGTGTGAACTCTTCAACAACTACAAACAAACAGAGAACTACCTGCAAAGT GAGCCGGTTTTGTCACCAGCTTTGGCTGGCCAGACGCTGACGTGTGTGTGGCCTCAAGCTATCTATGCCTCATCTCAGACCGATATAAATAGATGGTTTAATGTCACGCTAGTCCAGTACTTGCCGTACCTCAGCTCTCAGATGATCAGCTCTACCCAGATGGGTGGAGTATCTTGCATGGCTTTCAGCAAATT CGTGTTTCTGTTGGGAAATTATAACTTTAGCACAGCAGGTTTTACCAAGAAAGACGTCTACACCACCATTCAGTCCTACCTGACCACAG AAAATGCACCCAAATGCTACGACCCCACAGACCCCACGCTAAACTCCACTGCCTGGTTCTATCAGTACATTGGCgccttcatcaccttcatcacagTGGAAGACTTGCAACAGTTTGGAGGGTTAAag CTGGAGCAGTTCACTTCAAATGCACAGAACCTTGAACTGTTCTCAAAGTACAACGTTAGCCAAGACGTCATCACTCTCTACACAGATATGCTGTTTGCTGTTGACCAGAGGATCAGCATTAAACT tctccCCCTACAGTTGTGGTGTTCTGCTCCGGCAAGTGCATTTTCAAACCTGTCTCAGAGTGATGCAGTGAGCATCATCAAATCTCTACAATATCAGTGCACAGACATAGACCCTACT GTATCTGCTGCATTAGCAAGTGATGTGAACATCCTGACATCAGATGGAATTTTGGCTTTGGGGAACTCCATCACTGGCCTCAGTGTTGGTCAGATTACAGATTCCCGCCCCTCTGTCCTGCTCTCTACCCTCACTTTTCTCAGTTCCGTGGTTGGCTGGAGCGAGAGCCAGGCCATGGCAATCGTCCAATCACTGCTCTCGTCTGGATTGTTCAAG atcACCTCAGTTGAATCGTTGCAGCTTTTGGGCAGTCTGTTGATCGGTGTTCCATCCACACTGTTCAACTccatctcagcatcttcactGCTCACAGCCCTGCAGTCTCAGACATTCCTAAATAACATTGTCAGCACTTCCATCACCACACAGCAGATCATTGTCAGCCag GTCATCTCAGTGAACTCCAACCCTGACATTGTAGTACAGAATGTACCTGACAACATGGCGCAATTGATTCCTCGCTCATCGCTGTTGTTTCTGTCTCAGCAAATGGCAACAACCCTCAATCAAAAGCAGTGGACCTCAAATCAG GCCATGCTGTTCTTTGACACAGTGGCTGAACAGTTCAACAACGCAGACAA TATCTCGTTTCAGGTGTTGCAGGGCTTTACCTGCACACGTGTTCAGAGCTTTAACACTCTGAAGGTGAAAAACCTGATCAGAGGCTGCCGGCGCCGTGGCAACAATAAAGTCACCCTCCAGGAGTCACAG cTGACCTGCATGAACAACTACATAAGAAGCGAGACTGTGACAGCCTTTACTGATTATCCTGCAGACATGCTGCTCTActataa tctcTCACAGGTGCAGCCATCTATATGTCGGTCGTATTACTCAGCACTGAGTGAAGCGGACTTCAGTTTGTTCTCCGCAACGCTAGCTTACAGGAGAGATGATCTGTTCAGGAATGCTCGTCAGTGCCTT ggtgtcTCGGGGTTGAGTGTGAGTCAGTCACAGCTGGACGTGATGGGACAGATGGTCTGTGTGTTTAACAGCTCATACATCCTCAACTCAGATCCATATGTACTGGAGAAGCTCAAACTGTGTTCAACCCTCACAGCAGGGCAGAGCAGCTCTGTCGAGACTGTCCTGCTCAGAGGGAACACAGTTTACgg CGCTCCAGCCAGTTGGAATCAGACCACGCTGACCTCTTTAGGTGTCCTGCCCCTGTACCTGACCTCCAACTTCTGGTCCTACTttacaaag AAAGAAAAGGTGGAATTTCTCCGAGTGTTTGTTCCTGGGATGAAGCAGAGAGGAATGTCGAGACAGAGCATCAGCACTTTGATCTCTCAGGCAGGAAAAGCATCTATTACCAGGTCCAGCAGTTTGTTACGACTCAGGCGTGACACTG CGTGTACGGTAGGGGAGATAACTCAGGTCCAGGCGAGCGACGCCTCTTTCCCTTTCGGCTACGATGTGAACCAGTTTGATGCGTGCCTCAGCGTTCAGACCCTGAAGGACAACCTGGCAGCCATCACTGACAAGGCGACGGGAAGCGACTTCCAGACTGTCATCCTGAAAAAACTCAACCAG GCATACCCAGCAGGCATCAGTGACGAAGTGCTGCAGGTTCTTGGCCCCGCCTCTCGTGCCGCTTCCATTAGTGACATCAGCAAGTGGAATGTGACATCCATCATGACCCTGGCAGCTCTAATGAGGTCATATGATGGAGCCTGGAGCTCAGAGCag gtgaGAGCTTTAGTCAGCATGTATGTGACTGGAAATCGAACTCTGGGTTATTTAGAGCTGAATGCACTGGGAGGAACAAACCTGTGTGCACTGGACATTAACCTACTGAAGAACATCAAATCTATCAGCCTGCA GCTTGCGAATCCCCTCTCAGTGTCGAACTGCAGCttggagaagaagcaggttCTCTTCAGCATCGCTCAGAGCGCCTTCAGTGAACAAACACTGAACAAGAGCACCAGGGCCACCAGCACCATCTCCACCAACACCTACCAACTTATACAATCATACCtga GTGGAGCTGATATTTCCTATGTGCGTGCACTCTCCTTGTCCAACATCAGCATGGAATTGCTCACCTTCATCACACTGGACCAGAACGTCATAAAT aacctGACAGTAAGTGAGGTGCAGGGCCTGCTGGGCACAAATCTGCCTGATCTGAAGACGTATGAGAATAACCAGGTGGTTCACAGCTGGATTACACAACAGCTGCAGTCTGATCTAGACACGCTGGGCATCGGCCTCACGGGGGGACGCGCCTTAACTCCAGTGACTGCTAATGCTAACACTAATACTACAGCTAGTGCTAATACCACCGGTATTGCTAATGCTACCACAATCAAGCCTACaa gTGCAGGTTCAGGAATCTCGGCCTCCTCGGGGTTACAGaagctcctcctccttttcctcttgGGTGTAACCATGACAACACTGCAGCTTCTTCACTGA